CCGCGTCGGTGCGTATGCCCAGCGTGCGCAGCCGCTCGAGATAGGCCTCGCCGTCGCTGCCCAGCGTGGCCATGGGGCGCGGGTCGCCGCCGAGCAGCTTGAGCGCGTAGGCGATGTTGCCGGCGCAACCGCCAAAGTCGCGGCGCAAGCCCGGCACCAGAAAGGACACGTTCAGGATGTGCAACTGCTGCGGCAGGATCTGGTCGGCAAAGCGCCCCTCGAATCCCATGATGGTGTCAAATGCCAGCGATCCGCAAATCAGTGCAGCCATGTCAATTCGTAGTCCTTGCAAGTCAGGGATAAAAAGCGAGCAGGCGATAGCCGCTCACGCGTGCGGCGTCGGCATGCAGGCGCAGCTGCAGACTACCGCTCCATTCGCCGTGTGGCGCAAGCTCTACAGGCGCATCCAGCTCCTGAACAGATAGCACGCGACGCAGCACGGGCTGCTCTTGCGCATCGAGCAGCGTGAGCTCGAAGGCCGGCATCGCCAGCGCCACCGGGGCATTGTTGCGCACCAGCAGTTGCAGCGCGTAGCTTGCATCGCCCGCGTTCTGGCGCACGAAGGACGAGCCTTCGATGACGACGTCGGCAATGCGCCGCAGCGGCGCCACGCGGCAGGCGAGCGGCGCGCACAGGCGCTCCAGCCAGGGCCGAGCCTCGGGGTAGCTGGCGGCGATCCGGTCGCGTTCGTGCAGCGCCAGCTGCAGCGACAGCAGGCCCACGAGCGCGAGCAAGACCAGAAACAGAAAGCCACGCACCAGCGGCCGGCGCCAGAAGGCCTTGCGCCGCGCCGAGCGCACGAAGTCAAAATCATCGGCGTCGGGCCTGGCGGACGGCGGGGGCTGCGTCTGCGCCGCCGGAGCACGCGCCGATGCGGCTTGGCCGGCGGGTGCGAATGCTTCGGACTGACGCGCAGTGTGTGGCTGGGGTTCGAGCGTCCAGGGCGGTTGCGCCTGCATGCCGGCGGAGACCAAGGATTCGGCGGTGTCTTCCGATTCCGGCTCGGGTTTTGAGTCCAGTTCCGACTCCGGCTCCGCTTCTGCTTCGGGTTCTGGCCCGGACTCCAGCTCCGAATCAGACCCGGCTTGCATCTCGGCTTCGTGTTCCGGTCTCCGCTCTGGCTCTGGCTCCGGCTCGAGCTCGATATCCGGTTCAGGGTCAGGCCCGGGCGCTGCAGGATTCTGTTCCGGCATCTGCGGCCCGGGCGTCAGCGTCTCGTCCCAGGTCGGCTCCATCCGAGCTTGCAGGGCTTCGGCCTGCGCCGCCAGTACGCTCGCTTGCCGATCGGCATCAGGCGGCGACCGCGGCTCGGGTTCGGGCGGCGCGGGAGCACGCGCTGCAGCGTCCTCCTGGGACTGCGGCTGCGCCAGCGGCGCGAGTGCAGGGGCCTGCGGCACATCGGCCGCTGCCTCGTGCGCGGGTTCTGCGGCGCGCGCTGCTCCCCGGTTTGCAAAGAGCCCGGCGGTGCTATCGGGCGCAGCAAATGCCCGTGGCGCCGCCGCTTCAGCTTGCGTCGGCCCGGCAGCACCCGTGCCAGGCACGAAGTCGTGCAGGCGGGCGCGCCAGCCCGTTGCGCCGGCCGTGTGTGCAAGCGCATCGGCCGCTGGCCGCAGCCCCGGCGCTGCAACGGTCGCCCGGGCTGCGGCTGCGGCCGGGGGCGGTGTGTCGCGCGTGAACTCGGGCGGCAGCGACAGCAGCGGTTCGGCCGCCGACGCGGGCGCAAAGTCTTCGACCAGGCCTTCGAAGGCGTCAAAGATTTCCTTGCAACGCCCGCAGCGCACCCAGCCCTCGGCCAGACGCAACTGATCCGAGACGACCTTGAACGAGGTCTTGCAATGGGGGCAGCGCGTGATCTGGCTCATCGGGCAGCGATTGTAGAAAACGCCTCTGCAGCCGCCCGGCCCGCGCCTCAGCGGCGTGCGCTCATGAGTATCCAGCCGTCCTCCTGGTCTGCTACCTCCAGCGCCAGCCAGGGAGCGTAGGCCTGGCGCATCTCGTCGGCCTGGCGCTCGAGAATGCCGGCAAGCACCAGCCAGCCGCCATCGGCCACGTGCGCGCACAGCAGGGGCGCGAGCACCTTGAGCGGCGTAGCGAGGATGTTGGCGAGCACGGTTCCGTAGGCACCCTGGGCGAGTTCGGGCGTACCGGCATTGAGCTGCAGGTCATTGGCCCGGGCGTTGGCGCGCGTGGCCTCTACTGCGGCCTCGTCGATGTCTACCGCATCGATCTCGCGCGCGCCAAAGCG
The DNA window shown above is from Comamonas sp. NLF-1-9 and carries:
- a CDS encoding zinc-ribbon and DUF3426 domain-containing protein is translated as MSQITRCPHCKTSFKVVSDQLRLAEGWVRCGRCKEIFDAFEGLVEDFAPASAAEPLLSLPPEFTRDTPPPAAAAARATVAAPGLRPAADALAHTAGATGWRARLHDFVPGTGAAGPTQAEAAAPRAFAAPDSTAGLFANRGAARAAEPAHEAAADVPQAPALAPLAQPQSQEDAAARAPAPPEPEPRSPPDADRQASVLAAQAEALQARMEPTWDETLTPGPQMPEQNPAAPGPDPEPDIELEPEPEPERRPEHEAEMQAGSDSELESGPEPEAEAEPESELDSKPEPESEDTAESLVSAGMQAQPPWTLEPQPHTARQSEAFAPAGQAASARAPAAQTQPPPSARPDADDFDFVRSARRKAFWRRPLVRGFLFLVLLALVGLLSLQLALHERDRIAASYPEARPWLERLCAPLACRVAPLRRIADVVIEGSSFVRQNAGDASYALQLLVRNNAPVALAMPAFELTLLDAQEQPVLRRVLSVQELDAPVELAPHGEWSGSLQLRLHADAARVSGYRLLAFYP